A region of the Chelatococcus sp. YT9 genome:
GAAGCCCAGCGCGATCCCGACGAGGATCAGCAGGAAAGGCTCCAGCCAGACGATGAGCGAGACTGACAGTTGGGGTGCGCCAAGCGCACGGAGCGCGCCGATCTGTCGGCGACGCTGGGAGAGATGAAGGATCGTCACGAGCACGAGGGAGGCGGCAACCAAAGCCTGCGCGCCGATCGCGACGGCGGTGAGGACGAGCTTTGCATCACCCAGCGTTGCATAGAGCCGTGTCAAGACCTCACCGGGAAAGACCGCCAAGGATGTCTCGCTGCGATAATCCTGGCGTAGACGATAGGCATCAGCGATAGATTTGGGCTTGACGAGAACAGCTGGGATGCCGGGGGTGCCAGCGCCGAAGTCCTCGTTCAGCGTTGCCAACTGGGCCTCGCCCTGATGATGTTCTTCTTCGCTCGCGTGGGTGCCCTCGCTTCCATGGGCGTGGTCCTGCTGGCCCACCTCCCCATGATCGCCATAGGCGTTCTTGCCATCGACACCTTCGCCGTTGTGACCTTCACCGGCAGGCTCATGGTCATGCCCGGCGTGGTCGTGCGCTTCCGCCATTCCATGGATGTGCCAGACGGCGCTGATCGGCACAAAAATGGCACGGTCCCATGGCGTTCCGGTCGGAGCCAGCTTGCCGACGACTGTATAGGCAAGTTCCGTATGGGTATGGCCACCGGTTTCGGCCGTACCGTGCACGGGCTTGATGACAGTATCCATTGGAAGATCAACGGCAGATCCGATCACTGCCTCGGTTTCCGAGGCGAAGAGACGGCCGGCTGAAAATCCTGATGACGTGTTCTGGACAAGGGTGGACGTCGTTCCGATGATGGGATACCCGGAAAAACTGTCGCCGAAGCCGACGGGCGCAGCCCAGACAACGCGCGGATCTTTTGTCAGATCCGCCAGGACGCCGCCACGGAGCAACGGCAAGGCTGCCGGCTGCAGAAAGACCGTGGACAGAAGAAGCTGGGTTTCGCTGCCGGGCGCGCCGATGATAACATCGAACTTGTCGGCAGCGCGCGCACTGCCGAGGCGCAGGGCGCGCTCCTGCAGAGTGACGGTGACGCCGAGCGCCGTCGCGAGGGCGACAAGGGCAATGATCACGATGGAGCCTGCCCAGAAGCGTCGCAAATCGGCGAGGATGAAGTGAAGCACAGCTGTCCCCTGGCTAGCACCGCGCCGTGTCAGCGACGATGCGTCCGTTCGCGAGCTCGATCCGTCGTTCGAAGCGCGCAATCAGGCGCTTGTCGTGCGATACGGTGATCAGTGTACTTTTCTCCGCCGTTGCCAGTTCGAAGATGAGGTCGCCAACCGCCTTGCCGTTGTCTTCATCGAGGCTGGCCGTCGGCTCATCCGCGACAATGATCGAGGGCTTGCGCAGGAGCGCACGGGCCACGGCGACGCGCTGCATCTCGCCCCGCGACATCGTCTCGACGCGTTGCTGCGGCTGCTTGAGCCCGGCGCGCTCGAGAAGATCACGCGCACGTTGCACATGCTGGGGCATGGTCGCGAAGGCAAGGCGTGCGGGAAGCAGTACGTTGTCCAATGCGGAGAGGCCAGGAAACAGGTGGAAATCCTGCATCACGAGGCCAATGGTCTCACCACGCCAACGGTCGCGCTCACCTTGCGAGAGGGTGCCGAGATCCGTGCTGTTCCACGTGATGCGTCCTTTGCTCGCGCGTTCGAGGCCGGTCACCAAATTGACGAACGTGCTCTTTCCAGATCCCGAAGCTCCGGCGATGGCGACCCGCGTTCCCGCTTCGATCCTGAGGCTCGCAATGCTCAGCACGGGTGCCGTGAGTCCCGGGAAAATCATCTCGACGCCATTGAGGCACAGATCGTGAAGCGCCATCAGACGATACTGTATTGAGCATCACGCAGGCGTAGAAGGCTGACGAAACCGGTCTCCGGATCGGTCCAGGATCCAGTTTCGAGCTTGCCATGAACTTCTATCGTCGTGCTCGGCTGAACAAAGGTCTGCTTGTCGCCGAGATAGACCACGACGATATCGTCGGGCCAATCAGCGTCTGACGAACAAAAGGGGCAAAGCGCCATCGGAATCTTTGTCAAAACGAAAAAGTTCGCTTCAGCTTTCAACGGCGGTGCCATGAATCCGCGCATCGCCACCGTTCGGCCCTTCAACGCATTGACCTTCGCCGAGAATTCGAGCCCGAGCACGCCGACCTTCCCGTAGAGCTCCTCGAATGTGAGGCTTGGCGCCGCAGCCCAAACCCTGGAGGCCCAGGCAGCGGCGGTTGTTCCGGCGAGCGTTCCCAGGATCTGGCGGCGCGTTGGGGCTGCGATGGTCTTTATCTTGGACATCGATGTCACTAATGTTTGCCAGTTTCCACGAATACAAACACACCCGGATGCGTGCCCGGGTGTGTTCATAGCCGTCGACGGGATTACTGCGTCTGCTTTACGCCGAGCGCCATGACATCGGCGAGGATCCGATAAACATCGCTCTGTTCCATGTAGCCTTTGAAGCTTTCAGAACCTGGGCCCGATGACTGCAGCACGACGTCGTCGACCGCATGGACGCCGGTGTCGTTGTCGCGCGGGATGTTGCCCGCGACAAAAACGGCGCCGGGCACGTCCTTGTAAGCCTCGTTGGCCACATATTCCTTCTTCTCGTTCTGGATAGCCGGAACGAAGGGGCCATCGAGCTTCGGGCGATAGGTCTCGTAGTGATCCGGGCCGTTGTTGGCGTTCAGGAACAGACGACGGGACACGTCGACGCGATCCGGATATCCATCGCCATTGCTATCCACATAGTTCGGGAAGCCCGCGGAGGCATAAGTGCCAACCTTCTCGCGCATTTCATCGCCGGCCTTGCTGTCGTCAACTGTACCGATGATCGACACGCCGTGGGTATGATCGCCCGTCACGATGATCAGTGTGTCAGGGTTCTTGGCCGCGAAGTCGCGCGCCACACCGACGGCCTTGTCGAACTCGATGGTGTCGATGGCTGCGCGATCCCAATCGAGCGGATGGGACATCTTGTCGATATTGGCCGCCTCGACCATCAGGAAGAAGCCATCGGGATTCTTCGACAGTTGGTTGAGCGCGGCCTGCGTCATTTCAACAAGACCGGGCTGGTTCGGGAACTTGTCGACCGTGCCCTTCTTCAGGAACTCACGGTCGAGCGTGGAGTCGAGATTGGCGGTGTGGAACAGGCCGAGCACTTTGCCCGTGTTTGTTCCGGCGACGTGAGCGAGCTCGGCCTTGTCGGTGGCAAGCGCGTA
Encoded here:
- a CDS encoding ABC transporter permease, with protein sequence MLHFILADLRRFWAGSIVIIALVALATALGVTVTLQERALRLGSARAADKFDVIIGAPGSETQLLLSTVFLQPAALPLLRGGVLADLTKDPRVVWAAPVGFGDSFSGYPIIGTTSTLVQNTSSGFSAGRLFASETEAVIGSAVDLPMDTVIKPVHGTAETGGHTHTELAYTVVGKLAPTGTPWDRAIFVPISAVWHIHGMAEAHDHAGHDHEPAGEGHNGEGVDGKNAYGDHGEVGQQDHAHGSEGTHASEEEHHQGEAQLATLNEDFGAGTPGIPAVLVKPKSIADAYRLRQDYRSETSLAVFPGEVLTRLYATLGDAKLVLTAVAIGAQALVAASLVLVTILHLSQRRRQIGALRALGAPQLSVSLIVWLEPFLLILVGIALGFVFGYAAALALSALVTQGSGVRLPVEFARSDLWSALLLVVFAALLALIPAVLAYRQSPAAALRA
- a CDS encoding ATP-binding cassette domain-containing protein, with amino-acid sequence MALHDLCLNGVEMIFPGLTAPVLSIASLRIEAGTRVAIAGASGSGKSTFVNLVTGLERASKGRITWNSTDLGTLSQGERDRWRGETIGLVMQDFHLFPGLSALDNVLLPARLAFATMPQHVQRARDLLERAGLKQPQQRVETMSRGEMQRVAVARALLRKPSIIVADEPTASLDEDNGKAVGDLIFELATAEKSTLITVSHDKRLIARFERRIELANGRIVADTARC